In Aureibaculum algae, the following are encoded in one genomic region:
- a CDS encoding DUF2911 domain-containing protein translates to MKNLKILLVFTLITTLSCAQKSPRQQAEGKIDGVSVAVDYGAPSVKGRTIWGGLEKYGKVWRAGANENTTVSFDKDVTIGGEELAAGKYGFFIIPNKSGNWTVIFNTVNDSWGSSKYDESKDALRIDITPEFGDENQEQLFFGVMDDSILFAWEKVKLTIPVTIK, encoded by the coding sequence ATGAAGAATTTAAAAATTTTATTAGTCTTTACATTAATAACCACATTGAGTTGTGCTCAAAAAAGTCCAAGACAACAAGCTGAAGGTAAAATTGATGGTGTAAGTGTTGCTGTTGATTATGGTGCTCCAAGTGTAAAAGGAAGAACAATTTGGGGTGGTTTAGAAAAATATGGTAAAGTTTGGAGAGCTGGTGCTAATGAAAATACTACTGTTTCTTTTGATAAAGATGTTACCATTGGTGGTGAAGAATTAGCTGCCGGTAAGTATGGTTTTTTTATTATTCCTAATAAAAGTGGAAATTGGACAGTAATTTTTAACACCGTAAATGATTCTTGGGGTTCAAGTAAATACGATGAAAGTAAAGATGCTTTACGTATAGATATTACTCCTGAATTTGGTGATGAAAACCAAGAACAATTGTTTTTTGGTGTAATGGATGATTCTATATTGTTTGCTTGGGAAAAAGTAAAATTGACAATTCCAGTAACTATTAAATAA
- a CDS encoding alpha/beta hydrolase has translation MGFNIDYISLNGSFFSKNLDRNVKFRLMAPGNYRSSEGRFPVLLMNDGQDFRAMGLEKTISESYLNKNSKPFVYVGVEANENRIHEYGTASSGDFKGRGKKAGNYSKFIIEEFIPFLKGEFKVSYEPKDWVLAGMSLGGLTAFDIVYNNAHSFSKVGVFSGSFWWRKKAYVKHDYADRSRIILDVIKNGSYHPHLKFWLQVGTLDENADRNNNGIIDAIDDTKDVIKELSLKGYSEPHAIRYVEVENGKHNLTTWGKMFPDFIKWAFKYNS, from the coding sequence ATGGGTTTTAATATAGATTACATAAGTTTGAATGGGAGTTTTTTTTCTAAGAATCTCGACAGAAATGTTAAGTTCCGTTTGATGGCACCTGGTAATTACAGGAGCTCAGAAGGACGTTTTCCTGTTTTATTGATGAATGACGGACAAGACTTTAGAGCGATGGGTTTAGAGAAAACAATTTCTGAATCTTATTTAAATAAAAATAGTAAACCATTTGTTTATGTTGGTGTCGAGGCAAATGAAAATAGAATTCACGAATACGGTACAGCATCATCAGGTGATTTTAAGGGAAGAGGAAAAAAGGCTGGAAATTATTCTAAATTTATTATTGAGGAGTTCATACCTTTTTTAAAGGGAGAGTTTAAGGTTTCTTATGAGCCTAAAGATTGGGTTTTGGCAGGAATGTCTTTAGGTGGGCTTACCGCTTTTGATATTGTTTATAATAATGCACATTCTTTTAGTAAGGTAGGTGTTTTTAGTGGTTCATTTTGGTGGCGTAAAAAGGCATATGTAAAGCATGATTATGCGGATAGAAGCCGAATTATTTTAGATGTTATAAAAAATGGTTCTTATCATCCTCATCTTAAATTTTGGTTGCAAGTAGGAACTTTAGATGAAAATGCAGATAGAAATAATAATGGAATAATTGATGCTATAGATGATACCAAAGATGTTATTAAGGAATTGTCCTTAAAAGGATATTCTGAACCGCATGCTATTCGCTATGTAGAAGTTGAGAATGGAAAACATAATTTAACAACATGGGGTAAGATGTTTCCTGATTTTATAAAGTGGGCCTTTAAATATAATAGCTAG
- a CDS encoding alpha/beta hydrolase-fold protein, which translates to MAQVQHTQYYSNTLNRNINLEVTGHWGHPILMFPSSGGKYTQNNDFGLNESVMRFVEEGRIKLYNIETLDMLSFYADDLPTDVIIHNYELYMQFLKNEMIPYIQNECNTHRIAVAGCSFGGYHAANTAFRFPDLVSHLFSLSGVFNIRNFTPNSDDMRIYYNCPNEFMVDEESWKYNHMQIVLSTSDWDSCKPKNENMASVLESKGIPYWYDEKKWIEHDWPLWKMVFPEYVEKYFPQS; encoded by the coding sequence ATGGCTCAAGTACAACATACTCAATATTATTCAAATACATTAAATAGAAATATTAATCTTGAAGTGACAGGGCATTGGGGACATCCCATTTTGATGTTTCCATCCTCTGGAGGAAAGTATACGCAAAATAATGATTTTGGCTTAAACGAATCCGTAATGCGATTTGTTGAAGAAGGCAGAATAAAGCTTTATAATATTGAAACACTAGATATGTTAAGCTTTTATGCAGATGATTTACCTACCGATGTTATAATACATAATTATGAGTTATACATGCAGTTTCTTAAAAATGAAATGATTCCTTATATACAAAATGAATGTAATACCCATAGAATAGCAGTTGCTGGTTGTAGTTTTGGAGGCTATCATGCGGCAAACACAGCATTTCGATTTCCTGATTTAGTTTCTCATTTATTTTCGTTATCTGGTGTGTTTAATATTAGAAATTTTACACCAAATTCAGACGACATGAGAATTTATTACAACTGTCCTAATGAATTTATGGTAGATGAAGAATCATGGAAATACAACCACATGCAAATTGTATTGAGTACATCTGATTGGGATAGCTGTAAACCTAAAAACGAAAATATGGCAAGTGTTTTAGAGTCAAAAGGAATACCTTATTGGTATGATGAAAAAAAATGGATTGAACATGATTGGCCTTTGTGGAAAATGGTTTTTCCGGAATATGTAGAAAAATATTTCCCCCAATCTTAG
- a CDS encoding ATP-grasp domain-containing protein: MAKKVGILFGMEDTFPWAFIDRVNELGKGKVVAEAVIIDKVQQGIDYGYDVIIDRISQEVPFYRAYLKNASLMGTAVINNPFWWSADEKFFNNCLSLQIGVPVPKTILLPSNARPDDTTDKSFRNLKAPLDWDYIFNYIGFPAYMKPHSGGGWKSVYRVENADDLFEKHAETEQLVMMLQEEIVFEDYYRVYCLGQKHVHIMPYEPRNEPHLRYVTEPKTKGEEHKKLMKTIHDYTIKLNEALGYDFNTVEFAIRNGVPYAIDFCNPAPDADINSVGQTNFDWIVEHSAQLAVEKALAHKGKQNNTSWGTFLTNAITSLKPKVKKSKLKTANQIKKSVIKKEVTAAAKKVKKVSAKKTTPKKVVKPAPKVDAKPKVAVKPKAAAKKTVAKPKAVTKPKVTVKPKVAVKKTTVVKPKAVTKPKAAVKKTVTKPKTTPKKK, encoded by the coding sequence ATGGCAAAAAAAGTTGGGATATTATTCGGAATGGAAGATACTTTTCCATGGGCATTCATTGATAGAGTTAATGAATTAGGAAAAGGTAAAGTAGTTGCTGAAGCAGTTATTATCGATAAAGTTCAACAAGGTATAGATTATGGATATGATGTCATCATTGATAGAATATCGCAAGAAGTTCCTTTTTACCGTGCCTATTTAAAAAATGCATCATTAATGGGTACAGCAGTAATAAACAATCCTTTTTGGTGGAGTGCTGATGAAAAATTCTTCAATAATTGTTTGTCGCTTCAAATTGGAGTACCAGTTCCAAAGACTATTTTATTACCCTCTAATGCTAGGCCTGATGATACTACTGACAAGTCTTTTAGAAATTTAAAGGCTCCTTTAGATTGGGATTATATTTTTAATTATATTGGTTTCCCAGCTTATATGAAACCTCATTCTGGCGGTGGATGGAAAAGTGTTTATCGTGTTGAAAATGCAGATGATTTATTCGAAAAGCATGCTGAAACGGAACAGTTAGTAATGATGCTTCAAGAAGAAATTGTATTTGAAGATTACTATCGCGTGTATTGTTTAGGACAAAAACATGTTCATATTATGCCATATGAACCTAGAAACGAACCTCATTTGCGTTATGTTACTGAACCTAAAACTAAAGGTGAAGAACATAAGAAGTTAATGAAAACTATTCATGATTATACCATTAAGTTAAATGAAGCTTTAGGTTACGACTTTAATACTGTTGAGTTCGCCATTAGAAATGGAGTTCCTTATGCCATAGATTTTTGCAATCCTGCACCAGATGCAGATATTAATTCTGTGGGACAAACTAATTTTGATTGGATTGTTGAACATTCTGCTCAATTAGCCGTTGAAAAAGCACTTGCACATAAAGGAAAACAAAATAATACTTCTTGGGGTACTTTTTTAACGAACGCCATTACATCATTAAAACCAAAGGTTAAAAAATCTAAATTAAAAACAGCAAATCAGATTAAAAAATCTGTAATTAAAAAAGAAGTAACTGCAGCAGCAAAAAAAGTAAAAAAGGTTTCAGCAAAAAAAACTACACCTAAAAAAGTTGTGAAGCCAGCTCCAAAAGTGGATGCAAAACCAAAAGTTGCGGTAAAACCAAAAGCAGCAGCTAAAAAAACAGTAGCCAAACCTAAAGCAGTCACTAAACCAAAAGTTACTGTGAAGCCAAAAGTAGCAGTTAAAAAAACAACTGTAGTAAAACCTAAAGCGGTCACTAAACCAAAAGCAGCAGTAAAAAAAACAGTGACAAAACCTAAAACTACGCCTAAGAAAAAATAG
- a CDS encoding carboxylate-amine ligase, producing MHKFTLGIEEEFQILDGDTLKLRSHMSKILEGGKVLLKERIKEEMHQSVVEMGTNVCENIQEARDEVSYLRQQVIDLAAKEGLKVAAAGTHPISNWSEQLITNNPRYDELIAEMKDVARSNLIFGMHVHVGIPNREEGLHIMNVARYFLPHLYALSTNSPFWEARETGFKSFRSKIFDKFPRTGIPPYFSSVAEYDKFVDILVKTHCIDNGKKIWWDIRLHPFYPTVEFRVCDMMMTVDEVTCIAAIMQCIIAKLSKLHSKNQSFRSYRRILINENKWRAARWGIEAKLIDFGKEEEVPFAILIQELLEFIDDVVDDLGCRTEVNYVYQMLEQGSGADRQLKVFEETGDLKEVVKYIVEQTAKGL from the coding sequence ATGCATAAATTCACCCTTGGAATAGAAGAAGAATTTCAAATTCTAGATGGCGATACTTTAAAATTACGCTCCCATATGTCTAAAATTTTAGAAGGTGGAAAAGTTCTATTAAAGGAACGTATTAAAGAAGAAATGCACCAATCTGTGGTGGAAATGGGTACAAATGTTTGTGAAAACATTCAAGAAGCTAGAGACGAGGTTTCTTATTTACGTCAACAAGTAATTGATTTAGCAGCAAAAGAAGGACTGAAAGTAGCAGCGGCAGGTACGCATCCCATCTCAAATTGGAGTGAACAATTGATTACGAACAATCCTCGTTATGATGAATTGATTGCCGAAATGAAAGATGTGGCTCGTTCCAACCTAATTTTTGGTATGCATGTTCATGTAGGTATTCCTAATCGTGAAGAGGGTTTACATATTATGAATGTGGCTCGTTATTTTTTACCGCATTTATATGCATTATCTACCAATTCCCCATTTTGGGAAGCCAGAGAAACAGGTTTTAAATCGTTTCGCTCTAAGATATTTGATAAATTTCCAAGAACAGGTATTCCTCCTTATTTTTCTAGTGTTGCTGAGTATGATAAATTTGTAGATATTTTAGTTAAAACACATTGTATAGATAATGGCAAGAAAATTTGGTGGGATATTCGTTTACATCCTTTCTACCCTACAGTAGAATTTAGGGTTTGTGATATGATGATGACTGTTGATGAAGTAACCTGTATTGCTGCTATTATGCAATGTATTATAGCAAAGCTGAGTAAACTTCATTCAAAAAATCAAAGTTTTAGATCATACAGACGTATTTTAATTAATGAAAACAAATGGCGTGCAGCCCGTTGGGGTATAGAAGCTAAACTTATTGATTTTGGTAAAGAAGAAGAAGTACCATTTGCTATATTAATACAAGAATTACTAGAATTTATTGATGATGTGGTTGATGATCTTGGATGCCGGACAGAGGTAAATTATGTTTATCAAATGCTAGAACAAGGTTCGGGTGCTGATAGACAGCTAAAAGTCTTTGAAGAAACGGGCGATTTAAAAGAAGTTGTTAAATATATTGTAGAACAAACGGCAAAAGGATTATAG
- a CDS encoding type 1 glutamine amidotransferase, protein MRSTYKIAILDMNEGVPNEGMRCIKMLVGQFLAQEGIKGNYDVFEVRVKGEIPKVDKYDIYISSGGPGSPKLTGSQWETDYFNLIDSILSQNLFKHQKKHLFLICHSFQLACLHWDIAKVTKRRSTSFGILPIHKTENGFNEPLFEGLEDPFYAVDSRDYQVVMPKEWKLNSLEGNILCREKIRPDVPLERAVMAIRFTKEIFGTQFHPEADAEGMTRYFQQEEKRALVIKKYGKKKYLSMIDQLNDDDKILRTNSIIIPRFLEMAAEKIKQSKLASV, encoded by the coding sequence ATGCGGAGTACTTATAAAATTGCAATTTTAGATATGAATGAAGGTGTGCCAAATGAAGGTATGCGTTGTATAAAAATGTTGGTAGGTCAGTTTTTGGCTCAAGAAGGTATCAAAGGTAATTATGATGTTTTTGAGGTGAGAGTTAAAGGTGAAATTCCGAAAGTAGATAAATATGATATTTACATATCATCAGGTGGTCCTGGTTCTCCAAAATTAACAGGCTCACAGTGGGAAACAGATTATTTTAATTTAATTGATTCTATATTAAGTCAAAATTTATTCAAGCATCAAAAGAAACATCTCTTTTTAATCTGCCACTCTTTTCAATTGGCATGTTTACATTGGGATATTGCTAAAGTAACTAAACGAAGATCTACTTCTTTTGGAATACTACCTATCCATAAAACAGAAAATGGATTTAATGAACCTCTTTTTGAAGGTTTAGAAGATCCTTTCTATGCGGTTGACTCGAGAGACTATCAAGTCGTTATGCCTAAAGAATGGAAACTCAATAGCTTAGAAGGAAATATTCTTTGTCGAGAAAAAATAAGACCAGATGTACCTTTAGAAAGAGCAGTAATGGCTATCCGATTTACCAAAGAAATTTTTGGAACACAGTTTCATCCAGAAGCTGATGCTGAAGGAATGACACGTTATTTTCAACAAGAAGAAAAACGGGCTTTAGTGATCAAAAAATATGGTAAAAAGAAATACTTAAGTATGATAGATCAACTAAACGATGATGATAAGATTTTAAGAACCAACAGCATTATTATTCCTCGTTTTTTAGAAATGGCAGCTGAAAAAATTAAACAATCAAAATTAGCATCTGTATGA
- a CDS encoding single-stranded DNA-binding protein, protein MNALRNKVQLIGNLGDNPEIITLESGKKLAKFSIATNESYKNASGEKVTDTQWHNVIAWNKTAEIIEKYLAKGNEVAVEGKLTTRSYDDKDGNKKYITEVVINELLMLGKNKSA, encoded by the coding sequence ATGAACGCACTTAGAAACAAAGTACAGTTGATCGGAAACTTAGGAGACAATCCTGAAATCATTACCTTAGAATCAGGTAAGAAATTAGCGAAATTTTCAATAGCTACAAATGAAAGCTATAAAAATGCAAGTGGAGAGAAAGTAACAGATACCCAATGGCATAATGTAATTGCCTGGAATAAAACTGCAGAGATCATTGAAAAATACTTAGCAAAAGGTAATGAAGTTGCTGTAGAAGGTAAATTAACAACCAGAAGTTATGATGATAAAGATGGAAATAAAAAATACATCACGGAGGTTGTAATTAATGAACTTTTGATGTTGGGTAAAAATAAAAGTGCCTAA
- a CDS encoding cadherin repeat domain-containing protein, protein MKKINKLVVTFVSIIAFSCASDDINPEIIASDFFQTIDENQLINTEIGKIEATSNEGKLSFTIKSQSPNGSLAIHNTNGILSVANATTFDYETNQTITASIEIKSKSLTKTIKATITLNNTDDLAFFLSDSKAAYIAAADNEWVFVTENEYNTLYNNLNSVAVHGSTDSEFDYTSEIQLGPFNGWTMANINQETAMPNHSYIFAFKYEVKGNNITNTQVKQSSTSNYSGFTDVGNTLPIHSSTTSKIFCFVIKNNNNPTTDNGYMGLYKSENSYLSFKRQPGKYYWSNSNVNDLNDDNYGSDGASGVRWLHQGLSTTQKQW, encoded by the coding sequence ATGAAAAAAATAAATAAATTAGTCGTTACTTTTGTATCAATAATTGCATTTTCATGTGCCTCAGATGATATTAATCCTGAAATTATTGCCAGTGATTTTTTTCAAACTATTGATGAAAATCAATTGATAAATACTGAAATTGGAAAAATTGAAGCCACTAGTAACGAAGGCAAATTATCTTTTACCATAAAGAGTCAATCTCCAAATGGTAGTTTAGCGATACATAATACTAATGGCATATTAAGTGTCGCTAATGCAACCACCTTTGATTATGAAACAAATCAAACAATTACCGCTTCTATAGAAATTAAGAGCAAAAGTTTAACGAAAACCATTAAGGCAACGATTACGCTTAACAATACTGATGACTTAGCGTTTTTTTTATCAGATTCAAAAGCTGCCTATATAGCCGCGGCAGATAATGAATGGGTATTTGTAACAGAAAATGAATACAATACGTTATACAACAATTTAAATAGTGTTGCTGTGCACGGTTCAACAGATTCTGAATTTGATTATACTAGCGAGATTCAATTGGGCCCATTTAATGGATGGACAATGGCAAACATAAATCAAGAAACGGCTATGCCTAACCATAGTTATATATTTGCATTTAAGTATGAAGTAAAAGGCAATAATATTACTAACACGCAAGTAAAGCAATCTAGTACCTCTAATTATTCTGGTTTTACAGATGTTGGTAATACGTTACCAATTCATTCATCTACAACTTCAAAAATATTCTGTTTTGTAATTAAAAACAATAATAACCCAACTACAGATAATGGTTATATGGGACTTTACAAGTCTGAAAACTCTTATCTAAGTTTTAAAAGACAACCGGGAAAATACTATTGGTCTAATTCAAATGTAAATGATCTTAACGATGACAATTATGGAAGTGATGGAGCGTCAGGAGTTAGATGGCTACATCAAGGTTTAAGTACAACTCAAAAACAGTGGTAA
- the pta gene encoding phosphate acetyltransferase, with amino-acid sequence MNKAVYIATTEAKSGKSIISIGLMQMLLGKTAKVGYFRPIIDDYKSGKKDNHIDTILSYFDIQMNYEEAFAFTRSEIIHKNNQNKDDEIITKIIEKYKAIEDRFDFILVEGTDFSGEGAIIEWDINVLVAKNLGIPTILISTGVGKSLDDLIGNLYMAYDSFKDKGVEVLMVIANKVQPENVQLIKNELQKNLPEKILSGVIPLNKSLANPTVKEIVEELNGKVLFGEEYINNEAGAFSVGAMQLRNYLTHLKENSLVITPGDRADIILGALQANISANYPPISGVILTGGLLPEEPINQLIEGLSEVIPVISVQGGTYSITNRIGAIQPKMYAENVNKITASIQVFEKHIPVDALAERLITFEANGITPRMFQYNMLKRALSNKKHIVLPEGTDDRVLLATKKLMDTDAVNITLLGDKVDIENKLMQLDISLDLNKINIINPEESEHFEDYSQTLYELRKHKNVNLAMAKDLMADVSYYGSMMVYKGDADGMVSGAAHTTQHTIRPALQFIKTKPGVSVVSSVFFMCLEDRVTVYGDCAINPNPTAEQLAAIAISSAETSLAFGIEPKIAMLSYSSGSSGVGEDVDRVRKATELVKEMSPNLKIEGPIQYDAAVDMNVAKSKLPNSEVAGQATVFIFPDLNTGNNTYKAVQRETKALAIGPVLQGLNKPVNDLSRGCTVDDIYNTVIITAIQAQGF; translated from the coding sequence ATGAACAAAGCTGTATATATTGCCACTACTGAAGCCAAAAGTGGTAAGTCAATTATTTCTATTGGTTTAATGCAAATGCTATTAGGCAAAACTGCTAAAGTTGGCTATTTTAGGCCAATAATTGATGATTATAAAAGTGGAAAGAAGGATAATCACATTGATACCATACTTAGTTATTTTGATATACAAATGAATTATGAAGAGGCCTTTGCATTTACTAGAAGTGAGATCATTCATAAAAATAATCAAAACAAGGATGATGAAATCATTACCAAAATAATTGAGAAGTATAAAGCTATTGAAGATCGTTTTGACTTTATATTGGTTGAGGGTACAGACTTTTCTGGTGAGGGTGCTATAATAGAATGGGATATCAATGTTTTAGTTGCCAAAAATTTGGGAATTCCTACAATTTTAATTTCCACCGGTGTAGGAAAATCCTTAGATGATTTAATAGGAAATCTTTATATGGCCTATGATTCCTTTAAAGATAAAGGTGTAGAAGTCTTAATGGTAATTGCTAATAAGGTACAACCAGAAAATGTTCAATTGATTAAAAATGAACTGCAAAAAAACTTACCAGAAAAAATACTTTCAGGTGTTATTCCGTTAAATAAATCTTTGGCAAATCCCACTGTTAAAGAAATTGTTGAAGAACTTAATGGTAAGGTCTTATTTGGTGAAGAATACATAAATAATGAAGCCGGAGCCTTTAGCGTTGGTGCAATGCAATTGAGAAATTACCTCACTCATTTAAAAGAAAATAGCCTGGTGATAACACCTGGAGATAGAGCTGATATAATATTAGGAGCATTACAAGCGAACATATCGGCAAACTACCCTCCTATTTCTGGCGTAATATTAACAGGAGGATTATTACCCGAAGAACCTATCAATCAACTTATTGAGGGTCTTTCTGAAGTAATTCCAGTAATATCTGTTCAAGGTGGAACCTATTCAATTACCAATAGAATTGGAGCCATACAGCCTAAAATGTATGCAGAAAACGTAAATAAAATAACAGCATCTATTCAAGTATTTGAAAAACATATACCGGTAGATGCGTTGGCCGAAAGGTTAATCACCTTTGAAGCCAATGGTATTACTCCTAGAATGTTTCAATATAACATGCTAAAAAGAGCTTTATCTAATAAAAAACATATTGTTTTACCTGAAGGCACAGATGATCGTGTACTTTTAGCGACTAAAAAATTGATGGATACAGATGCTGTAAACATAACATTATTAGGAGACAAAGTAGATATTGAAAATAAATTAATGCAATTAGATATCTCATTAGATTTAAATAAAATAAATATTATAAATCCAGAAGAATCTGAACACTTTGAAGATTATTCTCAAACTTTATACGAACTTCGAAAACATAAGAACGTTAATCTAGCCATGGCCAAAGATTTAATGGCTGATGTATCTTATTATGGCAGTATGATGGTTTATAAAGGTGATGCAGACGGAATGGTTTCTGGTGCGGCACACACTACACAGCACACTATAAGACCGGCATTACAATTTATTAAAACAAAACCAGGTGTTTCTGTTGTTTCATCTGTGTTTTTTATGTGTTTAGAAGACAGAGTTACCGTTTATGGCGATTGTGCAATTAACCCCAACCCAACTGCAGAACAACTAGCAGCAATTGCAATTTCTTCAGCAGAAACGAGTTTAGCTTTTGGTATTGAGCCAAAAATAGCAATGTTATCCTACTCTTCTGGTAGTTCGGGTGTTGGAGAAGATGTAGATCGTGTGCGTAAAGCAACAGAGTTAGTAAAAGAAATGAGTCCTAATCTTAAAATTGAAGGGCCAATTCAATATGATGCAGCCGTAGACATGAATGTGGCAAAAAGTAAATTACCTAATTCTGAAGTAGCAGGACAAGCCACCGTATTTATTTTTCCTGACTTAAATACGGGTAATAACACTTATAAAGCAGTTCAAAGAGAAACCAAAGCCTTGGCTATTGGCCCTGTTTTACAAGGTTTAAATAAGCCTGTAAATGATTTAAGTAGAGGATGTACCGTAGACGATATATACAATACTGTAATAATAACAGCAATACAAGCACAAGGGTTTTAA
- a CDS encoding acetate/propionate family kinase gives MKILIINAGSSSIKFQLIEMPSEKVLCQGIVERVGEVDAIFQYKTENHTINSVDKIETHKVGLQKIADFLLDDEKGVIKDTNEIDAIGHRVVHGGNAFSDITMITPEVKSIIKTLIPLAPLHNPHNLEGIILTEEIFPNAKQIAIFDTAFHQTIPMKAKKYAIPNKFYDNNNIQLYGFHGTSHKYVTEKAFAYLPKSASKIITIHLGNGCSITAVKDGKSIDHSLGFAPSNGLIMGSRSGDIDHSLIFYLVNNLGYDLDKVDTMLTKESGMLGLTGYSDLREIEEQASNGNQECLLALEMNAYRIKKYIGAFTAVLNGLDAIVFTAGIGENSNTLRALICRDMDYLGINLNETENDIRSKELREINTKDSRTKILVIPTNEELEIAQQTFHLCN, from the coding sequence ATGAAAATATTAATCATCAATGCGGGTAGTTCATCAATAAAATTTCAATTGATTGAAATGCCATCTGAAAAAGTACTTTGTCAAGGTATTGTAGAACGTGTTGGAGAAGTTGATGCCATTTTTCAATATAAAACTGAAAATCATACTATAAATAGTGTTGATAAAATAGAGACACATAAAGTTGGTTTGCAAAAAATTGCAGATTTCTTATTGGATGACGAAAAAGGGGTTATAAAAGACACAAATGAAATTGATGCAATTGGGCACAGAGTGGTACATGGTGGTAATGCATTTTCAGATATTACAATGATTACGCCTGAAGTAAAAAGTATAATAAAAACTTTAATTCCATTAGCTCCTTTACATAATCCTCATAACTTAGAAGGTATAATTCTTACTGAAGAAATTTTCCCAAATGCAAAACAGATTGCTATTTTTGATACCGCATTTCATCAAACAATACCGATGAAGGCGAAAAAGTATGCCATTCCAAATAAATTTTACGATAATAACAATATTCAACTTTACGGTTTTCATGGGACAAGTCATAAATATGTCACAGAAAAAGCTTTCGCGTATTTACCAAAATCAGCGTCTAAAATAATTACAATTCACTTAGGTAATGGCTGTAGCATTACAGCTGTAAAAGATGGTAAAAGTATAGATCATAGTCTTGGATTTGCTCCTTCAAATGGTTTAATAATGGGATCTAGAAGTGGTGACATTGACCATTCTCTTATTTTTTATCTGGTAAATAATTTAGGCTATGACTTAGATAAAGTCGACACCATGCTTACGAAGGAAAGTGGTATGTTAGGCTTAACTGGTTATAGCGATTTAAGAGAAATTGAAGAACAAGCTAGTAATGGTAATCAAGAATGCTTATTGGCATTAGAGATGAATGCCTATCGAATTAAAAAATATATTGGTGCCTTTACGGCCGTTTTAAACGGATTAGATGCTATTGTTTTCACCGCGGGTATTGGTGAAAATTCAAATACATTAAGAGCATTGATTTGTAGAGATATGGATTATCTAGGTATTAATTTAAACGAAACTGAAAATGATATTCGCTCTAAAGAGCTCAGAGAAATTAATACAAAAGATTCAAGAACAAAAATATTAGTAATTCCGACAAATGAAGAACTTGAAATAGCACAACAAACGTTTCATCTTTGTAACTAA